The following nucleotide sequence is from Leptospira barantonii.
TTCAATTCCTCCATGCTCATATCGGAAGGATCCTTTCCGAGAAAACGATCGCTTCCGTCGAACGGATTCAAATCCGGAAATTCCTTCATGAACGATCCTTGATCTTAAGAGAAGACGCGGCCAACCAAAGGAAGATAACGGAGAGAAAAAAACTCGTGCCGCCCGTTCCGAGGCTTGCAATGAGAAAGTCCCCTCCGGTGATTCTATACAATAAGACGAACAACGCCCCGAGCAAGCCGATCGAACCGAACGCGAGAAAGAACAAGCCGATCTTTAGAAAGATGTAGGCTTGTATTCCCGCTTGAAATCTTTTTGTTAAGAATTTTTGTCCGTAGAGAAGTAGGGTTTGGAAGTATTCCAGGATGGAATCCACCAAAGAGAGGAAATGCGATTTGAGATCGTTTCCCCTTTTCGTATATTCGTTGTCATACGATTCCTGCGAGGAATCCTGTTTTCTTTTTTTTGCCATCGGTTCCCGGTGGATGATTATTTTCTGCGAATCAGCATTCCGACGAGAAGCCCGAGTCCGAGACCCACTCCGAGTCCGATCAA
It contains:
- a CDS encoding LBF_4227 family protein, whose protein sequence is MAKKRKQDSSQESYDNEYTKRGNDLKSHFLSLVDSILEYFQTLLLYGQKFLTKRFQAGIQAYIFLKIGLFFLAFGSIGLLGALFVLLYRITGGDFLIASLGTGGTSFFLSVIFLWLAASSLKIKDRS